Within the Cygnus olor isolate bCygOlo1 chromosome 23, bCygOlo1.pri.v2, whole genome shotgun sequence genome, the region GGCCAGGTGGCGATGCAGAAGAAGACACAGAGGCCCAGGACTCACAGAAGTTTAATCTGGCTGTTCCTGTACAGGGCAAGGGAGCTCCTCGTTCTCTATACATCTGAGCTTCATGTTGGATGCAGCGCCAGGACGCCCACCTCCCCTGTCCCCCTTTCCTGCTGCAAAGCCCTGGGACGATGCAGAGAAGAGCTCCCAGATTTCCCTCGATGCTCAGGCTCGTGGTGACAGTTCGGTGCTGCGGTGCTGCGGTCTCTAGCAAGCCAGTCTGGGTTCACaaagagcacagaaagctgGAGGCAGGATGGCAGGCCCTCCTCGCCCCCACAGTCAGCCCCCAACCCCACGTCACTCAGGTCCAAGCGCACTTCGGAGAGCAAATCCCTTCTGTTTTCATGCCCACGAAGAAACCGAACCTAAAGCGACGTGGGTGGAACCAGGCCAGGAGGGTTTTATGTATCAGGGGCCAGGACAGGCTGAGGGCTGCCAACTTCCACATCTCCTAAGCATCCTCCCCATCCCCGTACGTTATGTGGGATGGGGTCTGGCTGCCGTCTGTAACACATCCACAGGGTGTGCAAACCCCGAGCCCTGCGGGGAGCCCAGGGAGGGTGAAGTGCAGCAATGGGGGCAGCATGTGGCCCAAGCACAGCCAGGTGCACGGGGGTCTGGTTGAAGACGTGCAGGTGACAGAGGAACACCCCCAGCACCACGCTGAGGGACACGGCCCCCATCCAGCTGGGGGTCCTCGTCCTCACCGAGCCCCCCTGGCGGGACGAACACCTTCATTAGCTCTTTTCGGGGCGGTTCCTGTTCAGCACCGCCCGGGGGGGCGAACTCCAGCTTCTCCTTGAGGCTCACCACCTTGGTCAGGTCCTTGCCCGCGATCTCCTGCAGCTTGCGGTCCTCGCGCCGCTCCGAGatgctcttctcctcctcctcggggggcggcggggggcggccgcggaGGAACCACTCGAGGTGGTAGCCCACGGCGCCCACCACGAAGGCCACCGGGAAGGTGACGTAGGGCGCGTGGGTGCGCACGGCCGTCCACAGCACGGACCACATGGCGACAAAGGGGACAGCGCCTGGCACGACGGGCACGGACACGAAGCTCACCACCGAGACCCCCCCAAGCCCGGGGCTGGCCCCCGTGGTACCCCCCGGGGCCTCCCGTTTAGACCGCACCGAGCTCCGGCCGGGTCTGGCCGCGGCCAGCGGGAACCGGGAGCCCCGGGGACCCCCCAAACCGGTGTCCCCCGGGGTCGGGCAACCGGTACCGGGCCCCTGCGGCCCCTGCGGCCCTTGCTCACCTGGGCCcggccgcagccgccgccgccaccgcccctTCCGCTGCCGGCGGCCGGGCGAGGAggcgcggggcccggcggggcggtGCTGCCCCCCGGCGGCCTCGGAGGGAGCCGCGGCGTTGGAGGAgcggccgggctggggctggcaccgggGGAGGGACGCGGAGGGGAGGCCCACGGGGAGGTCGTGTGGAGAGGAGGCCCCGGGGGTACCCGTGGCAGGCCCACGGGGGGAGACCCATGGGCACCCCTGCGCTGCTCTCCCAAACACAGGGGGACCCGCGCCTGCCCCAGGCAGAGCCCGTCTCCCGCCCCACAGACCCCTATCCTGCCCCACGGACCCCTCTTCCACCCCATGGACCCCTCTCCTACTCCACAGACTCCTCTTGTACTCCACAAAACCCTCTCCCACCCTATAGAGCCCTCTCCCACTCCATGGACCCCTCTCCCACCCTACAGACCCTTCTCATACCCCACAAACCCCTCTCCCACCCTACAGGCCCCTCTCCCACTCCATGgacccctctccttccccacagACCCCTCTTGCACCCTACGGACCCCTCTCACACCCCACAAACCCCTCTCCCACCCCATAAGCCCCTCTCCCACTCCGTGgacccctctccttccccacagACCCCTCTCACACCCCACAGacccctctcccaccccacagACCACTCTCCCATTCCACGGACCCCACTCCCACCCCACAGACCCCCCCATAGCCACCCCACAGACACGACAGGCACACAGACCAGGGAAAGGCGAGCTGGGCACCAGCCACGTCCCCGCTGGGAGGTGGCCGCTGGCCCCAGAGTAACCAAAGTCGTCTTTATTAATTCCGGCGGTTTTGTTACAATAAAAACGGAGCCACGTGTCACGGTCACTGTACAGTGCTggcagggccggggggctcgggggggcttGGGGCATCCCTTTGCAGGCACATCGCTAAAGCTACGGCGTGGAggcggcagggctgggctgggggtggtggctgctggctggggggcTCCGTCCCGGGGCAGACCCCCCCTCCTGTCACCAGTGTGTCCTTTGCAAGCAGCGGCCTGGCTCCCGCTGCCCATGGTGTGGCttctgtgccccccccccccccccagtaagTGACACCCAGGTCTTTAGCACCGTCTTCTCCCCAGGGTACAAAGCAGCCTCCCCAAAAGCATCGCCCTGCCGCTGAGCCACCCACACCCCCTGCTGCAGGGGGGCACAAGCTGAGCCCACCCGCCCCAAAATCCTGCAGGGTTGCCCCGGGCCAGGGCTGGCCATGGGTTTGGGGAGGTgcccagcacccatgggagcTCGTGGGCAGGGTGCTGGCGTGGATGGCgtcctcccctcctgccacccACCAGGACAGCCTGTGGGGAGAAGGGGGCTTGGGGAGGGCAGCCCTTGAAGGGGTCACAGTGCAGGCAGGCGTCCCTTTGGGGCAGGGGCTATGGGAgtgggcagctggggctgttcccTTTGGCAGCTGCTCTCCGAGGGCTGGCAGCATGGATACACCACACCCCTGCCCTATGTGGGCTGTGCTCAGGGTGGGGACACCATGAACGTGctcagggatggggacagatGCAGCATCATCCCTGAATTCCCCAGGGAAGCACCCGTCGGGGATCTCCTGGCTCTGTGCACAGAGGCAATGGAGCTGGAGCATGAGGGCTGTATCCCGGgatgtcccctgtccccacagggCACCAGGGACATGACAACCCCATCTGGGGTGTCCCATCCCCGCGGAACACCGGCAGCttggggagaaggggggaaCCCTGCAGGGAATTTCCATCAGCCCCACACTGACAGCCCTGTCCCCGTGTGCAGGGGATGCCGAGGCCAGCCCCGGCCAGCAGCTCCGTGCCCGGCGTGCCCGCTCTGCTGTCCCCACACCAGGGCACTGCATGAGCCCGGCACTGTGGGGTCCTGCATGAGCCTGGGGAAGTCTCCCCAACACTGCCGCCTCGCTCGCACGCCCTGCACCAGGTCAGAGAGTCAAGGGGGAACCGTCTGCCCTGTCCGCAAGGTGCTCCAAGCATGtggacagacagatggacagaaaGATGGGAGAAGGGGGCAGAACGGGTGCAGGACGCCAGTGCTGATACTTGGTGCGAGGGAAGCGGGGCTGGGGGTTTCTGCTGCTCTGGTCCATCCCGCCCGCCAGAACACAGCTCTGGTCGTGTgtagtttctgttttattccttaggttatatttatatatgtgtataggTCAGGGACCCCTGGGTTCCCCACGCACCGGGGCAGGAGGCGGGGAGTGGAGCGGGGCTCCGGCTGGGCACGGGACTGGGGGGCTCAGGGGGCGCCCGTCCCCATGGCCGCGGGATTGCACTGAGTTACAgagaggcggggggggggcctgcctgcagccccctcccctcccacccagcagggctggtggctggggTCACCTCTCCTTCGGACGGGACAGGGACCGAGGGGGGCCAAGGGACAGAAGATCTGAGACACGGCCCCAAagagggcagggggaaggaagagcCCTGGACCCTGGCAGAGGCGGGCAGGGGCATGCGGGCGGGGGGGCGACGGGACGGGGCAGAACCGGGTTGGTGTTCATTCACCGTCGGATCCATGAAACGTCTACgatagaaaaagagagaagctgTGAGTGGGCCAAGCGCTGCCCCCAGGGTGTCCCCGCGGCCCCCGATCACAGTGAGCGATGGACGCGCCGTCCAGTCCGGGTAGAAAAGCCGAGGCCCCCCCCCGTCACAGCCGGGTCTGCGCCTCGGGGATGTAGATCTCGATGCTGTCTGCGCTCTCGGTGGCCGAGTTCTGGCGGAAGGAGGCGGCGCGCTTGGCTGCCAGGAGCCGCTTGCGAGCCTCCTGCCGCTGCCGGTCCACCGAGTCCAGGGAGCGCTCCTTCACCGGGTGCACCTTGGAGCGCGGCGGCTTCTTTGGTATCGGGGGAGGcaccttcttctcctcctgtACGGACAACGGGGGAGCCTCAGGGTGGGCACGGGGCCGGCCCCTCGTCCCCCTTAGCCCCCCCTGCATGTGATGGAGAGCTGAGATGAGGCCGCGTGTCCCTTCAAACATCTGCGCGGGGCTGTGCGCTCGCAGCGTGCACGTGCGTGGGATCGTGCCTGGCCCTTTGCAGACAGTGCTGCCCAGAATCCGGCTGCAATATCACAGCAGAGGAATGGCCtcgtttttttcctgttctttgtttttcaagtggTTGCTGAAAGCACCCGCTGGTTCTGCCGGCGGTAGcttggcagcagcagtttgGCCACAGATGTGTTTGGGGACGAAGAAGGGAGGGATGCGCACAAGCACCAGCCCTGTGCTCCCCTACCGAGCCCTGCCCTTACCTTGGGCTCGATGATCTTCCACCCGTTGGCCTTGAGCTGCTGGAGCTCCGCGAACTTCATGCTGACGTCCTCgatggagagctgcagcaggtcccAGAAGCCAGCCAGGTCTTGGAAGGTGGGCACTGGGAAGGCATTGGGATCCTGCGGGGACAAAAGGGGCCACATCATCCCACAGAGCATCGGctctgctgcccccagcccaccaggctgagctgcagccccgCTCACCAGCCTCAGGATGTTGGACAGGCACTCACCATGTTCTGCTGGCAGAGTCGGTAAAACTGCTGCACCTTCTGGGACATGAGGAGCTGGGCGCTGCCCACGGCGCTCCGGATCTTCTCCAGGACTGGCAGGGCCCAGGAGAAAGCAGGCGGTCAGTTCTCCCATGGGGACACGAGCATCCCTTCCCCATCGCTTGGCAAGGACCCTGCTCCATCATTTGGGGTCCCCAAGGTAACAATCCTGACCCCAACCTCTTGAGCCAAATGGCTTCACAGGGGGGATGCTCCAAGGCACTCCGCAGGTGGGAACCGTGCCAATGCAGCCCCAggggagcccggccccgcagcccagccccactCACTCTCCTCCGGCAGGTCGTAGTCCTCGGCCTCCCGCTCCatctgctggcaccagccctCCATCTTCTCCACCTCCGCCTGCAGCAGTTTGATGAACCACTCGCCGTCGCGGTGGCACGGGGAGGCACGGCCGGAGTCGGGGAGGCTACGGGAGCCCCGCTCCACCCAGGCGTCGCGGCGGGGCACCTCCACCGTGTCGTACTGCATCTGGTAGTCCTCCCGGTACGCCCACTGGCCTTGCGTGTGCACCGTCTTGTACACTGCATACTGCCGGCCGGACTCGGGCTCCGAGGAGTGCCGCTGGAAGGGGCGCCCGAACTGCAGGGCTTTGTCCTCGGTGGCCACGGCCAGGCCGGCGAAGCCCTCCAGCTCCAGGTCCGCCTGCACGCCCGCCGTCACGCTGTTGGAGCGCTTGAAGCGAGCTCgcctggggagagagagagcattTGGGGACCCTTGTGGTGGCTGCACCAGGGATGCCAAGGGTCCCGAGCCAGCCATGACGTTTCTGCCACCCCTGTCCCCCCACTAGTGCCATCGTGGGCATATGTGGGGTGAGGGAGGCTCGCAGGTGAGGCTGGGGATGCACGGTGTCTGCAGGGacagccctgagcagctgcaTCTTGCCAGTCCTTCATTTCCTGTGCTCTTAGCCCGTTTCCATGGCTACCAGTGCTGGACGGTGTTGGAGGATGCCGAAGAGCGTGCACCGGGGTGGGTGGGCACGGACCCAGAGCTCGCTTCCTGCGGGCTGTGCAGGTTCACAGGCTGTGAGGCTCACAGCACTCCCATCCCAggcaaaaaaatcacatttttttgcagaaaaacgCAGAGGTTTTACCTGGGCCTGGGCCAGGTTCCGAGCCCAGGGCTGAACCCAGCAAATGAGCCCCCAGCACAGTGTGGGAGCAGGAGAGCCCCTTCCCCGGGCTGTCCCTTTGCAGCAATCGGGTGCGAGTGCGAAggccagatcctgccccataCGGGGGCAGCCAGCCTAGGATGAGGAtggtgctgagctctgggggcatcagctgggaggagagagggagaagatgCTGCGGGCAGGAACCAGGGGGACGCGAAGCTTTGTAACCAGGGAAAGCCACAGCCAGGAGAGCTTGGCAGGGCTCGGCGCAGTGCTCGGGGCACGGCACGGCCTGGCCCCTCGGTACCTTTTGTCTTCCTCCACCTGCACCCCGATGGAGTGGAACTCCCTCTGGCTCCGGCTCTCCGTGTCCGAGTCGGAGATGGCCTCAACCTGCCGGGGACAGAGGGAGAGTGAGCTGGGCAGCCCCACACCTCGGGCGCTTCGGTGTGCAGCACCAGGAGGAGAAGGGTGCACCCTTGGGAGAGCAAGGGCAAGCTGGCGGGCACAGGGGTGGCATTAGGGTCACCGTGGGGACACACCAGCAGCCAGGGGACATGCAGCAGCCGCTCAGCATCAGCCACACAGCTTGGGCAGACTGGGATTTGGGGCTCAAACCCAGGCAGAGGAGCGAAGCCCACCTGGACGCCGATGGAGGGACGCCATTTCCTCTGCCGAGCcaagctctgcagctcctcccgGCCGGGGATGGCCTTGATGATGAGCGTGGAGGGCTtgggggcggcgcggggctggaCGGGCGGCAGGTCGAGGGACGCGGCCGTCACCTTGGAGCTCTCCAGGCTCTCGGCCGAGTTGCAGCGGGCCGCGGCGTCTTTGGACCAGGCGGGGCTGCGGGCGACCTCGCCGGGCAGGTAGCTCTCGTGGGCAGACTCGGTGCTGCTCTGCGCCGTGACGGAGATGAGGGGCTTGGCTTTGGTTCCTGGAGGGATGGGAGGTGGAgcttttctgtaactgaaaGCTGTTGTGGGAGAGGCGCAGGATGAAAAGGCGCGTGAAAACACAGACACTTTCTCATTTCCTACCGCGAGCGAGGGCCCCGGGGAGCGGCGCCCACCTCCTCCCGCAGCGAAGGGCCCACAGCCTGGCTGGGTTTGCACCTCGGCTGGCGCAGACCAGCAGGGCCACAGACACCAGCTTGGGTTAGCCCTGCAGGACCCCAAGTGGCCATTTGGCCAGCTTATCCCCAGAAAGGGACAGGAACCTGCCCCGGCCCATGCTGGATAAATTGCCACAGCATGCAgcaagaaaggggaaagaagcagggggaaggacagaaaatggATGCTGGGGACACACAGTAGACCCCAAATGAGGGGCTCATTGAGGAGCAGGATGCTCACACCCCAtgccgggggctgcagggggctggggcttgaggggggcagcagccctgggtgAGCAGGTGGGGAGACGCGGGGACCCTCGCGCTGCCGatgccctgccacccccaggACTCACAGGTGCTGGGCTTCAGGATGCTGCTGGTGATGGGTGGCCCGGGGGGGGCCGACATGGAGAAGAGCGAGAGGCAGTCGTCGTCCTGGGAGCAGCCCGCCTGGATGGCCCGCAGGTAGCTGTGGCTCCGCATGCGGAAGCAGCCGGGCAGATCCAGCGCCTCCACTGCCTGCGACTCCACCTCGCCGAAAACGGACTCGCACACAGCCTCGAACTGGTGGTTGAGCTCGTCGTTGATCTGGGGAGAGCGGTGGGTGATGCTTGGGGTGGCGAGCGGGGGACGGAGCCCAGTGGGGCAGGAGATGCTCAGGGGAGCATCTGCCCTCGGTCCCCACCTTGGGGACACGTCCCAGCTGGGACAGGAGGCCCTACCTGGCCGGTGGTGAAGGAGCGCCCATAGCCCTGTCCCCGAGGGAGCATTCGAGGTGGCGTGCCGCAGCTGGGACAGTTACAGATATATGAATCAGAATAGTGCCTACTTGCAAACCTAATGAGAGACAGTGGGAATAGAAGGGATCGCACCAAAAGCAACACATTCCAGCCGAGCGTTTGGAAATGCAGCCGCAGCAATGCTCCCGCAGGCCATCACTTGCCCCTGAGCTCTTGTGAAgaccccttcccacctccccaaCCTCCCAGGGGCCCGGGGGCTTCCTGGCACCTGCCAGAGGTGGAGGCTGGATGCAGGTCTCCAAAATCGTGCTGCACCACGCCTGCCTGGTGCTTTGCTCTCTGCCTGGGTCCGGCACAGAGATGCTCAGAGTGGGGTCCCCATGGCAGCCCCCCTGAGGTGGAGCTGCCCCTGGCACGGTGTCGTTGTGCGTGGCTGTGGGCTCTGGGCACAagcggtggcagcagcacatgCAAGGTCcccactgcagctctgcacccaTGCACGCAGCGAGAAGCTGCAGCCAGCGCTCCTGGCAGCCTTGCAAAGATGGGGGGATCCCCAGCAGGGCATCCTCACCACCCCAAAAAGCCATCCGGGTCCCCACTGGTACAGAGCCATCAGGAGAGGGGCAATGCACATGAcgggcagcagggacagggacaaggacCAAGCCCGTTTTCCCCCTGGATCTGGGTATTTTGCCGCCATCTTGCAGTTTCACCTCTTCTCCCAGCCTTCGCACGTGGCTGCGGCCCAGGATCCCtccccagagcccagcaccagcccttACTTGCTCCTGGCCTGGTCGGCGCTGGAGGAGCGGCGGTAGCTGTCCCGCCGCGTGGCTGCCCGGGGCGATATTTTGGCGCTGGCGTCTGAGTCGGCGCTGTCCTCGTCGCCCATGGCCTTGATGTAGCTGCCGCTGCGCATCCGCCGGCAGGGGATCTCCCCATCCTT harbors:
- the DLGAP3 gene encoding disks large-associated protein 3 isoform X1; this translates as MKGYHGERSQAQHSSGHRCRCIPEDCEHPADYVAHGPEGRQPYLLSPSEPCSLEHPFCPARSPGAAGECPGGPLSEPPSGSASSTFPRMHHAQQQPYDSCDECMATAHPASKINRLPPTLLDQFEKQLPLHHDGFHTLQYPRAGGAEPRSESPSRIRHLVHSVQKLFAKSHSLEAPAKRDYNGTKMDGRGDGYHHHHHHHHHHHHQSRHGKRSKSKDRKVDSRHRSKMMGWWSSDDNLDSDSSYMVSGRHAVDQGTQYCVDAPESAFRDLTLKSLKSGGEGKCLACAGMSMSLDGQTLKRSAWHTMTVSQAREAYPSAGGTEKTLMLQEAKAKDRAYQYLQVPQDEWSGYPAVGKDGEIPCRRMRSGSYIKAMGDEDSADSDASAKISPRAATRRDSYRRSSSADQARSKFASRHYSDSYICNCPSCGTPPRMLPRGQGYGRSFTTGQINDELNHQFEAVCESVFGEVESQAVEALDLPGCFRMRSHSYLRAIQAGCSQDDDCLSLFSMSAPPGPPITSSILKPSTSFSYRKAPPPIPPGTKAKPLISVTAQSSTESAHESYLPGEVARSPAWSKDAAARCNSAESLESSKVTAASLDLPPVQPRAAPKPSTLIIKAIPGREELQSLARQRKWRPSIGVQVEAISDSDTESRSQREFHSIGVQVEEDKRRARFKRSNSVTAGVQADLELEGFAGLAVATEDKALQFGRPFQRHSSEPESGRQYAVYKTVHTQGQWAYREDYQMQYDTVEVPRRDAWVERGSRSLPDSGRASPCHRDGEWFIKLLQAEVEKMEGWCQQMEREAEDYDLPEEILEKIRSAVGSAQLLMSQKVQQFYRLCQQNMDPNAFPVPTFQDLAGFWDLLQLSIEDVSMKFAELQQLKANGWKIIEPKEEKKVPPPIPKKPPRSKVHPVKERSLDSVDRQRQEARKRLLAAKRAASFRQNSATESADSIEIYIPEAQTRL
- the DLGAP3 gene encoding disks large-associated protein 3 isoform X2, whose amino-acid sequence is MKGYHGERSQAQHSSGHRCRCIPEDCEHPADYVAHGPEGRQPYLLSPSEPCSLEHPFCPARSPGAAGECPGGPLSEPPSGSASSTFPRMHHAQQQPYDSCDECMATAHPASKINRLPPTLLDQFEKQLPLHHDGFHTLQYPRAGGAEPRSESPSRIRHLVHSVQKLFAKSHSLEAPAKRDYNGTKMDGRGDGYHHHHHHHHHHHHQSRHGKRSKSKDRKVDSRHRSKMMGWWSSDDNLDSDSSYMVSGRHAVDQGTQYCVDAPESAFRDLTLKSLKSGGEGKCLACAGMSMSLDGQTLKRSAWHTMTVSQAREAYPSAGGTEKTLMLQEAKAKDRAYQYLQVPQDEWSGYPAVGKDGEIPCRRMRSGSYIKAMGDEDSADSDASAKISPRAATRRDSYRRSSSADQARSNCGTPPRMLPRGQGYGRSFTTGQINDELNHQFEAVCESVFGEVESQAVEALDLPGCFRMRSHSYLRAIQAGCSQDDDCLSLFSMSAPPGPPITSSILKPSTSFSYRKAPPPIPPGTKAKPLISVTAQSSTESAHESYLPGEVARSPAWSKDAAARCNSAESLESSKVTAASLDLPPVQPRAAPKPSTLIIKAIPGREELQSLARQRKWRPSIGVQVEAISDSDTESRSQREFHSIGVQVEEDKRRARFKRSNSVTAGVQADLELEGFAGLAVATEDKALQFGRPFQRHSSEPESGRQYAVYKTVHTQGQWAYREDYQMQYDTVEVPRRDAWVERGSRSLPDSGRASPCHRDGEWFIKLLQAEVEKMEGWCQQMEREAEDYDLPEEILEKIRSAVGSAQLLMSQKVQQFYRLCQQNMDPNAFPVPTFQDLAGFWDLLQLSIEDVSMKFAELQQLKANGWKIIEPKEEKKVPPPIPKKPPRSKVHPVKERSLDSVDRQRQEARKRLLAAKRAASFRQNSATESADSIEIYIPEAQTRL
- the SMIM12 gene encoding LOW QUALITY PROTEIN: small integral membrane protein 12 (The sequence of the model RefSeq protein was modified relative to this genomic sequence to represent the inferred CDS: deleted 1 base in 1 codon), encoding MWSVLWTAVRTHAPYVTFPVAFVVGAVGYHLEWFLRGRPPPPPEEEEKSISERREDRKLQEIAGKDLTKVVSLKEKLEFAPRAVLNRNRPEKS